The sequence AAGCGCTGGCTGGTGTCGGCCGCGCTGGGTTGAAGCATCCCGCCCGGCGCGCCGCGGCTGGCGAGACGGGTATCATGAACGGATGGGCGCCGTTCCGGTCAGACCCGAACCGTCGCAAAACGCGCACTAAGCGCGAATGAAACCAGGAATTCAGCATGAAAAAGACCTTCCGCGTGGCGGCCGCTGCGCTTGCCATCGCCGCGATCACGCTGGGCTGCTCCGCGCAGGCTGACCAGACCACCGACAAACTCAAAGCCACGCTGCAAACGCGCCTGGCCGACGTGACGATCAAGAGCGTGACGAAGTCGCCGATCGCCGGCATCTACGAAATCAACCTCGGCACGCAGATCGTCTATAGCGACGCGAACGGCGACTACCTGCTGCTCGGCGATATGGTCGACGCGAAGACCCGCAAGAATCTGACCGAAGCGCGTCTGTCGGAAACCAACCGGATCGATTTCGCGAGCCTGCCGTTCGCGAACGCGGTGAAGGTCGTGAAGGGCAACGGCTCGCGTAAGATCGCCGTGTTCTCCGATCCGAACTGCCCGTACTGCAAGCAGCTCGAAACCACGCTCAAATCGATCGATAACGTGACCGTGTACACGTTCCTGTACCCGGTGCTGTCGCCGGATTCGACCGCCAAGTCGAAGTCGATCTGGTGCTCGACGGATCGCGCCAAGGCGTGGGAATCGTGGATGCAGGATCATCAGGCGCCCACCGCCGCCGGCACCTGCGACACCGCCGCGATCGACAAGAACCTCGCGCTCGGCCACGCCATGAACGTGGACGGCACGCCGACCGTGTTCCTCGCCGACGGCCGCCGTCTGCCCGGCGCCGTGCCGGCCGACCGGCTCGACAAGGAAATGTCCGCGGTGCACTGAGCCGTACGCAGTTCGGAACATATAGAGAAGCAAGGAGGCGCGTAGTGCGCCTCCTTTCACATTCAGCCCCAACATCTCCGCCTCACACTCTCCTAATCGCCGCCGATGAAGCCGATCCGCTACACCATCGTTCCCAAGCAACCCGCCGCCCACCTGTTCGAAGTCACCGTGACCGTCGCCGATCCCGATCCGGCCGGCCAGCGTTTCATGCTGCCGGTGTGGATTCCGGGCAGCTACATGGTGCGC is a genomic window of Paraburkholderia bryophila containing:
- a CDS encoding DsbC family protein; this encodes MKKTFRVAAAALAIAAITLGCSAQADQTTDKLKATLQTRLADVTIKSVTKSPIAGIYEINLGTQIVYSDANGDYLLLGDMVDAKTRKNLTEARLSETNRIDFASLPFANAVKVVKGNGSRKIAVFSDPNCPYCKQLETTLKSIDNVTVYTFLYPVLSPDSTAKSKSIWCSTDRAKAWESWMQDHQAPTAAGTCDTAAIDKNLALGHAMNVDGTPTVFLADGRRLPGAVPADRLDKEMSAVH